The nucleotide window AAGGGCAGCCCGGTTTCGCTGGCCCGGCGCGAGTTCAACGTGCTGGAGATCCTGCTGGCGAACCGCGAACGCGTGGTGACGAAGGATACGCTGCTGGAACGTCTTTATTCCTTCAACAGCGAAGAGGTCAGCCCGAACGCCGTCGAACTTTACGTCGGGCGGTTGCGCAAGAAGCTGTGCGACAGCCGGATCACGATAAAGACGCTGCGGGGGCTTGGCTACCAGATGGTCGATGGAGAGTAGGGCGCGGAGCGGAACGCGGCTGACCGGGTCCCTGAGCTTTCGGCTCGGTGTGGCGCTGGCGGTGGTGCTGGCCATCGGCGGCGTGGCGGTGTCGCTGGCGGCCTATGCCTATGGCCGAAGCGCGGCGCAGAACTCGTATGACAGGCTGCTGGTCGGGGCGGCCAACCAGATTGCCGGGTCGCTGAGGCTGCGTGGCGGCGAGATCATGGTCGATATCCCGGTCTCGGCCTTCGATCTGCTGTCGCTCGCGCCGAGGGACCGCGTGGTCTATGCCGTGTTCGATGACCGGGGGCAGCTGATCACGGGGTATGACGCCGTGGACCCTCCGGACGGGGACGACGAGTTTTTCGGCGGCAGCTTTGCCGGCGAGCCGGTGCGCTACGCGCATGTCAGGCGGCTGATCTCGGAGCGGTCGTTCCTGGGCGCGGTGGACGTCGTGGTCGGCCAGACCATCGAGGCGCGCCGGGACCTGGCGCAGCAGGTCACGCGAAACGCGCTGGTGGTTGTGGCGGCGGTCGGCCTGGTGATCTCGGGGCTTGCCTTCCTGGCGGTGAACTCTGCCCTGCGCCCGTTGCGCCGGCTGGAGCGCGATGTCGCGGCACGTTCCAGTCGCGACCTGACGCCGGTGGATGTCGAGGTGCCGCAGGAGATTGGCAGCCTGGTGGCGGCCCTGAACCGCTTTATCGGGCGGATCGACCGTCAGTTGCGGATCATGCGCACGTTGATTGCCGACGCCTCGCACCAGTTGCGGACCCCGATCGCGGCGCTTCGGGCGCAGGCCGAGCTTGCGCGAGAGGCGCCGGATGCCGAAGAAATGAGGCGTATCGTCGAGAGGATCCATGATCGGTCGCGCAACCTGAGCCAGTTGACCGACCAGCTTTTGAACCACGCGATGATCATTCACCGTGCGGACAGTGTCGAACTGACGTCGGTGGATCTGCGGGTGGTGGCCAGCGAGGCCGTCGCGCAGTTCGATCAGACGCTGACAGGCGCCGCACTCGAAGTGCGGATGGACCTGCCCGAGGAGCCGATGATCTGCGACGGCGACGCCTTGTCGTTGGTGGAGGCCTGCAAGAACCTGATCAACAATGCCGTCGCCTATGGCAAGCCGCCGATCACCGTCTTCGTGCAAGATGCCGGCGCGACGTTCCGACTTGGAGTGCGCGACCGGGGCGACGGGATGGCCGAGGAGATGTGGGCGGATGCAGGCTCGCGCTTTGCGAAACGGTCCGGCGTGTCCTCGACCAGTGCCGGGCTGGGGCTGTCGATCGTCAGTGCCGTGGCGCAGGCGCATCGCGGCCGGATGAAGATCCGGCGCCCCGCCGACGACCGTTTCGAGGTTTTCGTGGAGCTTCCGAAAGTCAGCGAGGTGGAGGCATGAAGGCGATCGGCCTGATGTTCGCGATGATGCTGGCCGGTGCGGCGGTGGCCCAGCCGGCGCCCGAAGCCGTGAAATCCTATGGCCCGTACGATGCCGGGCGCCGATTGTTGGTGCGCGGCACGACCGACATCGCCCGGTTCGAGACGGTGATGGATCTTTTCGCGTCCCGCCGCGGCGATACGCGTATCGATTACGAGCAATGGGGGTCGAACGACCTGTTTCAGGTGACCGTGGCGGATTGCCGGCAGGGCGTCGAGGCCGCCGACATGGTGATCAGTTCGGCCGTCGACCTGCAGTTCAAGCTGGCCAATGACGGATGCGCCAGGGCGCATCGGTCGGCTGCGACGGCGCGTCTGCCGCAGGTCGCCAACTGGCGTGACGAGGTGTTCGGCATCACCCGCGAACTTGCGGTGATCGTCTATAACAGGCGCCTGATCGACGATGCGGAGGTGCCGCGGTCCCGGTTCGACCTGATCGACCTTTTGCGGCCCGATGACAGCCGGTTTCGCGGGCGGGTCGCCACCTACGATATCGAAGCCTCGGGGCTGGGGTATCTTTTCGCCTTTGCGGATGCGCAACAGGCCACGACGTTCGGCAGCCTGATCGAAGCCTTCGGGCGCAGCGGGGCGGTGGCCACCTGCTGTTCGGCCGAGATCATCGACGGGGTGGCCGATGGCACCTACCTGATCGCCTATAACGTCCTTGGCTCCTATGCCCTGGCGCGGGCCGAGCAGAACCCGGACATCGTCGCCGTGGCACCGGACGATTACACGTTGGTACTGGCCCGCGCCGCGTTGATCCCCCGCCTGGCCGCCGAGCCGGACCTGGCGGGCGCGTTCCTGGATTTCCTGCTGTCCGAGGCCGGGCGGTCGGCGCTGAGATCGGCGCAGCTGATCGTGAGTACCGAGGAGGGAGGACCCGAGTACCTGCGCCTGCCGGAGACCGCGGAAACGAGTTTCCGGCCCATTGCATTGACGCCGTCCCTGCTGGTCGGGCTCGACCGGCACAAGCG belongs to Roseovarius sp. THAF27 and includes:
- a CDS encoding sensor histidine kinase, with protein sequence MESRARSGTRLTGSLSFRLGVALAVVLAIGGVAVSLAAYAYGRSAAQNSYDRLLVGAANQIAGSLRLRGGEIMVDIPVSAFDLLSLAPRDRVVYAVFDDRGQLITGYDAVDPPDGDDEFFGGSFAGEPVRYAHVRRLISERSFLGAVDVVVGQTIEARRDLAQQVTRNALVVVAAVGLVISGLAFLAVNSALRPLRRLERDVAARSSRDLTPVDVEVPQEIGSLVAALNRFIGRIDRQLRIMRTLIADASHQLRTPIAALRAQAELAREAPDAEEMRRIVERIHDRSRNLSQLTDQLLNHAMIIHRADSVELTSVDLRVVASEAVAQFDQTLTGAALEVRMDLPEEPMICDGDALSLVEACKNLINNAVAYGKPPITVFVQDAGATFRLGVRDRGDGMAEEMWADAGSRFAKRSGVSSTSAGLGLSIVSAVAQAHRGRMKIRRPADDRFEVFVELPKVSEVEA
- a CDS encoding ABC transporter substrate-binding protein, whose protein sequence is MKAIGLMFAMMLAGAAVAQPAPEAVKSYGPYDAGRRLLVRGTTDIARFETVMDLFASRRGDTRIDYEQWGSNDLFQVTVADCRQGVEAADMVISSAVDLQFKLANDGCARAHRSAATARLPQVANWRDEVFGITRELAVIVYNRRLIDDAEVPRSRFDLIDLLRPDDSRFRGRVATYDIEASGLGYLFAFADAQQATTFGSLIEAFGRSGAVATCCSAEIIDGVADGTYLIAYNVLGSYALARAEQNPDIVAVAPDDYTLVLARAALIPRLAAEPDLAGAFLDFLLSEAGRSALRSAQLIVSTEEGGPEYLRLPETAETSFRPIALTPSLLVGLDRHKRRDFIALWRSTFPNGGGAAEVTPE